In Halobaculum limi, one DNA window encodes the following:
- a CDS encoding helicase C-terminal domain-containing protein, producing the protein MDPSRIVSEFPAPSYRGTQEQALQDITDAFAAGNRVVLVRAPTGSGKSLLARSIAGAARTVEEASPSQATGAYYTTPQVSQLDDVAEDDLLDDLNVIRGKSNYTCILPGEEDTPVNRAPCARQRGYDCSVKHRCPYYSDRAIASNRPIAAMTLAYFMQTAGSDVFRKRDVVVVDEAHGLAEWAEMYATIELSPQTVPVWEDIGVPDVHNHEVGPVERTARFADALLGVCSTAKDDLLAVGDLTPEEAARRDRLQELISELKWFLEDYRDTDSATTWVVDQPDGEGGTLTIKPLDPEKYLKHTVWDRGNRFALLSATILSKESFCRGVGLDPSEVALVDVEHTFPVENRPLYDVTQGKMTYEHRDETIPKVARLCLRLMAQHPDEKGLVHAHSYAIARQLTEKFGEFGVGARVRSHDSDDRDAQLEAWKASDDPELFVSVKMEEALDLKGDLCRWQVLCKAPYLNTGDSRVAARLEDGQWAWYHRAALRTVIQACGRVVRAPDDHGATYLADSSLLDLFDRAEADTPSWFREQIDRMTTPDLPEFDPTAAMAGMDADPGPSSGAGHGIGRGRSSGAGGSSGAGGASGRASGGSGSSRSGGSSGSNRSTGGGASAAGRDDDDDDPMADHPLSDVWGE; encoded by the coding sequence GTGGACCCTTCCCGGATCGTCTCCGAGTTTCCCGCGCCCTCCTATCGCGGCACGCAAGAGCAGGCGCTGCAGGACATCACCGACGCGTTCGCCGCCGGCAATCGTGTCGTCCTCGTGCGCGCACCGACCGGGAGTGGCAAGTCGCTGCTCGCGCGGTCCATCGCGGGCGCGGCCCGAACCGTCGAGGAGGCGAGTCCCTCGCAGGCGACCGGCGCGTACTACACCACCCCGCAGGTGTCGCAACTCGACGACGTCGCCGAGGACGACTTACTCGACGACCTGAACGTCATCCGGGGGAAGTCCAACTACACCTGCATCCTCCCCGGCGAGGAGGACACGCCCGTCAACCGCGCGCCCTGCGCCCGCCAGCGCGGCTACGACTGCTCGGTGAAACACCGCTGTCCGTACTACTCCGACCGGGCTATCGCGTCGAACCGCCCTATCGCGGCGATGACGCTGGCGTACTTCATGCAGACGGCTGGCTCCGACGTGTTCCGGAAACGGGACGTCGTCGTCGTCGACGAGGCGCACGGCCTCGCGGAGTGGGCGGAGATGTACGCGACCATCGAACTGTCGCCGCAGACGGTACCCGTGTGGGAGGATATCGGCGTCCCGGACGTGCACAACCACGAAGTTGGGCCCGTCGAACGCACCGCCCGGTTCGCGGACGCCCTCCTCGGCGTCTGTTCGACCGCGAAAGACGACCTGCTTGCGGTCGGCGACCTCACGCCCGAGGAGGCGGCCCGTCGCGACCGCCTCCAGGAACTCATCTCCGAGTTGAAGTGGTTCTTGGAGGACTACCGCGACACCGACTCCGCGACGACGTGGGTCGTCGACCAACCCGACGGCGAGGGCGGCACGCTCACGATCAAACCGCTCGACCCCGAGAAGTACCTGAAACACACCGTCTGGGACCGTGGAAACCGCTTCGCACTGCTGTCGGCGACCATCCTCTCGAAGGAGTCGTTCTGCCGCGGCGTCGGTCTCGACCCCTCGGAGGTCGCTCTTGTCGACGTCGAGCACACGTTCCCGGTCGAGAACCGCCCGCTGTACGACGTGACGCAGGGGAAGATGACGTACGAACACCGCGACGAGACAATCCCGAAGGTCGCTCGCCTCTGCCTCCGCTTGATGGCCCAGCATCCCGACGAGAAGGGTCTGGTCCACGCCCACAGTTACGCTATCGCCCGGCAGTTGACCGAGAAGTTCGGGGAGTTCGGCGTCGGCGCGCGGGTGCGGAGCCACGACAGCGACGACCGTGACGCCCAACTGGAGGCGTGGAAGGCCAGCGACGACCCCGAACTGTTCGTCTCGGTGAAGATGGAGGAGGCGCTGGACCTGAAAGGAGATCTGTGTCGCTGGCAGGTGCTGTGTAAGGCGCCGTACCTCAACACCGGCGACTCCCGCGTCGCCGCGCGCCTGGAGGACGGCCAGTGGGCGTGGTACCATCGCGCGGCCCTCCGGACCGTCATCCAAGCGTGCGGTCGCGTCGTCCGCGCGCCCGACGACCACGGCGCGACGTACCTCGCGGACTCCAGTCTCCTCGACTTGTTCGACCGCGCCGAGGCCGACACGCCGTCGTGGTTCCGCGAACAGATCGACCGGATGACAACCCCCGACCTCCCCGAGTTCGACCCCACCGCCGCGATGGCGGGGATGGACGCCGACCCGGGCCCGTCGTCGGGTGCCGGTCACGGCATCGGACGCGGGCGGTCGAGCGGAGCGGGTGGGTCCAGTGGGGCAGGCGGAGCGAGCGGCAGAGCCAGCGGCGGGAGCGGATCCAGCCGATCTGGTGGGTCGAGCGGGTCGAACCGCTCGACGGGCGGCGGCGCGTCCGCCGCCGGACGCGACGACGACGATGATGACCCGATGGCCGACCATCCGCTGTCGGACGTGTGGGGCGAGTAG
- the hemB gene encoding porphobilinogen synthase: MYPTDRPRRLRTDGVRPLVSETTLSASDLIAPVFVDATADDRVPIESMPGHDRVPVDEAVDRVEEVLATGVEAVMVFGIPEEKDAVGSRAYAEDGVVQRAVRDITAETDAYVITDVCLCEYTDHGHCGIVEDAAAEDPTLTVKNDETLDLLSQTAVSHAEAGADMVAPSSMTDGMVGAIREGLDDAGFDEVPIMSYAVKYESSFYGPFRDAADGAPAFGDRRHYQMDPANRREAMREARLDADEGADVLMVKPGLPYLDIVRDVREGFDLPVAAYNVSGEYAMLHAAADRGWLDLEATAKESLLSMKRAGADLILTYFAEDVAESL, encoded by the coding sequence ATGTACCCCACCGACCGCCCGCGTCGCCTCCGCACCGACGGGGTTCGGCCGCTCGTCTCCGAGACGACGCTGTCGGCGTCGGACCTCATCGCGCCGGTATTCGTCGACGCGACGGCCGACGACCGCGTCCCCATCGAGTCGATGCCCGGTCACGACCGCGTCCCCGTCGACGAGGCCGTCGACCGCGTCGAGGAAGTTCTCGCCACGGGCGTCGAGGCGGTGATGGTGTTCGGCATCCCCGAAGAGAAAGACGCCGTCGGTTCTCGCGCCTACGCCGAAGACGGCGTCGTCCAGCGGGCGGTGCGCGACATCACCGCGGAGACGGACGCGTACGTCATCACCGACGTCTGCTTGTGTGAGTACACCGACCACGGCCACTGCGGCATCGTCGAGGACGCTGCCGCCGAGGATCCGACGCTGACCGTGAAGAACGACGAGACGCTCGACCTCCTCTCGCAGACGGCCGTCTCCCACGCCGAGGCGGGCGCGGATATGGTCGCGCCCTCCTCGATGACCGATGGGATGGTCGGGGCCATCCGCGAAGGACTGGACGACGCCGGCTTCGACGAGGTGCCGATTATGAGCTACGCGGTCAAGTACGAGTCGTCGTTCTATGGCCCGTTCCGCGACGCCGCCGACGGTGCGCCCGCGTTCGGCGACCGCCGCCACTACCAGATGGACCCCGCCAACCGCCGGGAGGCGATGCGGGAAGCCCGCCTTGACGCCGACGAGGGCGCGGACGTGTTGATGGTGAAGCCCGGCTTGCCGTACCTCGACATCGTCCGCGACGTGCGCGAGGGGTTCGACCTGCCGGTGGCCGCCTACAACGTCAGCGGCGAGTACGCGATGTTGCACGCTGCCGCCGACCGCGGATGGCTAGACTTGGAGGCGACCGCGAAAGAGTCGCTGCTGTCGATGAAGCGTGCGGGCGCGGATCTGATCCTCACGTACTTCGCCGAGGACGTCGCGGAATCGCTGTAG
- a CDS encoding DedA family protein, which translates to MPEWLKSLLDSEYALLVLFAVFVLEGAMLMYFMPSELIVPGSLILVGHSPDTVVAVIGVAVLGATVGQVALFTVAQRGGREWLLQKRWFRVSEDSLDRFDGWFDRWGPVVVPVSNSLLFTRGMLTVPAGLAEMDTKRFVVLSALGTLVFESALAALYVFGVDLLW; encoded by the coding sequence ATGCCCGAGTGGTTGAAGTCGCTCCTCGACTCGGAGTACGCCCTCCTCGTGCTGTTCGCCGTGTTCGTGCTCGAAGGGGCAATGCTGATGTACTTCATGCCGAGCGAACTCATCGTCCCGGGGTCGCTCATCCTCGTCGGCCACTCGCCAGACACCGTCGTCGCGGTCATCGGCGTCGCCGTCCTCGGTGCGACCGTCGGGCAGGTGGCGCTGTTCACCGTCGCTCAGCGTGGCGGCCGCGAGTGGTTACTCCAGAAGCGGTGGTTCCGCGTGAGCGAGGACAGCCTCGACCGCTTCGACGGCTGGTTCGACCGCTGGGGGCCAGTCGTCGTCCCCGTCTCCAACTCGCTGCTGTTCACGCGGGGGATGTTGACGGTGCCCGCGGGCCTCGCGGAGATGGATACCAAGCGGTTCGTCGTGCTGTCTGCACTGGGGACGCTCGTGTTCGAGTCGGCGCTGGCGGCGCTGTACGTGTTCGGCGTCGACCTGTTGTGGTAG
- a CDS encoding DUF5784 family protein produces the protein MARPLRFRYAPGSWSPSRVHDDLYRPLDSNLGATERDSWFAPPDGYEARRFDMDDGSLALFCWTENGQGPTGVGGGPGAYWIGNTETPSALWRTEKYALADVPFPVTRWAEQELTAVLYEDEPWLEDFPHLAWFFLPVLCSKDGAETTREFFREHSAGFPDAERFDALGFYEQFLATGILDDDREEMASKLGTSEYLDLTRMTATMGEFDVARLLVNAGYDIEPEIEVSTDHVIDFRATRADGTSTLVEVTRPVTPNKRSAGTPSAAVRDTVQTKTSGQLEAHGGGVTLFVDCSSFPDDDWFAVRGERPEVGHRPAVVFRSRPDGRTEAYSKGRVPLDLDAALEWV, from the coding sequence GTGGCACGTCCCCTTCGCTTCCGGTACGCCCCCGGATCGTGGTCGCCCTCACGCGTCCACGACGACCTCTACCGACCGCTCGACTCCAACCTCGGGGCGACCGAACGCGACTCGTGGTTCGCGCCGCCCGACGGCTACGAAGCCCGGCGGTTCGACATGGACGACGGGAGTCTCGCGCTGTTCTGCTGGACCGAGAACGGACAGGGCCCCACTGGCGTCGGCGGCGGCCCCGGCGCGTACTGGATCGGTAACACCGAGACGCCCTCCGCGCTGTGGCGGACGGAGAAGTATGCCCTCGCGGACGTGCCGTTTCCGGTCACGCGTTGGGCGGAGCAAGAACTGACCGCGGTGTTGTACGAGGACGAACCGTGGCTGGAGGACTTTCCGCACCTCGCGTGGTTCTTCCTGCCCGTCCTCTGCTCGAAAGACGGCGCGGAGACGACGCGAGAGTTCTTCCGCGAGCACAGCGCGGGCTTCCCTGACGCCGAGCGCTTCGACGCGCTAGGGTTCTACGAGCAGTTCCTCGCGACGGGTATCCTCGACGACGACCGCGAGGAGATGGCGAGCAAACTCGGCACCTCCGAGTACCTCGACCTGACGCGGATGACCGCGACGATGGGCGAATTCGACGTGGCCCGCCTCCTCGTGAACGCCGGCTACGACATCGAACCCGAAATCGAGGTGTCGACCGACCACGTCATCGACTTCCGCGCGACGCGCGCCGACGGCACCTCGACGCTCGTGGAGGTGACGCGCCCGGTCACGCCGAACAAACGCTCGGCAGGGACGCCGTCGGCGGCCGTGCGCGACACCGTCCAGACGAAGACGAGCGGACAACTAGAGGCGCACGGCGGCGGCGTCACGCTGTTCGTCGACTGCTCGTCGTTCCCCGACGACGACTGGTTCGCCGTCCGCGGTGAACGCCCCGAGGTGGGCCACCGCCCGGCCGTGGTGTTCCGGTCGCGCCCCGACGGCCGCACCGAGGCGTACAGCAAAGGCCGCGTTCCGCTGGATTTGGACGCGGCGCTGGAGTGGGTGTAA
- a CDS encoding ribonuclease H-like domain-containing protein, with the protein MRYDRDDAGHRRIATLDIETTHYKPTQGETVSIGVGVHERANPLSAATLDLFHRRGADDEATLIGDALARLEEYEADYLVTFNGRGFDFDFLAGRLDALGAQRRSPAIDTAETHLDLFHDDRKDLADERGEKWPSLEESLAAYGDHPKQTTWRGEPLDNARFGDELGPAYLDAVQSGDSSRAALLRATITEYLTGDLRANLWLYYYDIGALEPQL; encoded by the coding sequence ATGCGCTACGACAGGGACGACGCCGGACACCGGCGGATCGCGACGCTCGACATCGAGACGACCCACTACAAGCCCACGCAGGGCGAGACGGTGTCTATCGGTGTCGGCGTCCACGAGCGAGCGAATCCGCTCTCGGCGGCGACGCTCGACCTGTTTCACCGGCGGGGGGCAGACGACGAGGCCACGCTCATCGGCGACGCACTCGCGCGACTGGAAGAGTACGAGGCAGACTACCTCGTCACGTTCAACGGCCGCGGCTTCGACTTCGACTTCTTGGCTGGTCGCCTCGACGCCCTCGGCGCGCAGCGACGCTCGCCCGCCATCGACACCGCCGAGACGCACCTCGACTTATTCCACGACGACCGGAAGGACCTCGCAGACGAACGCGGCGAGAAGTGGCCCAGTCTCGAGGAGTCGCTGGCCGCCTACGGCGACCACCCGAAGCAGACGACGTGGCGCGGCGAACCGCTCGACAACGCGCGGTTCGGAGACGAACTCGGCCCTGCCTACCTCGACGCCGTCCAGTCTGGCGATTCCTCGCGTGCCGCGTTGCTCCGAGCGACGATTACCGAGTACCTGACGGGAGACCTCCGCGCGAATCTCTGGCTGTACTACTACGACATCGGCGCACTCGAACCACAGTTGTAG
- a CDS encoding PHP domain-containing protein codes for MITADLHAHTTVSDGTLTLEGLVAAARRADLDAVAVTDHDRIHPDLDAPVVDRDGLTVVRGIELRVDTGSDGERVDLLGYGVGDDDALRAECDRLQQNRIDRGRRIIENVEAEVGVDLALEPREGLGRPHIARAIHESDADYDYQDAFDHLIGNDGPCYVRRDVTPVDRGVDLLHDACAVVGLAHPYRYDDPEAALSLCVEYDLDAVERFYPYADAITPDDERIESLAADHDLLLTGGTDAHGEQLGVDGLDADRWATVSDRLPEARS; via the coding sequence ATGATCACCGCGGACCTCCACGCGCACACGACGGTCTCGGACGGCACCCTGACGCTCGAGGGCCTCGTCGCCGCCGCGCGCCGGGCCGACCTCGACGCCGTCGCCGTCACCGACCACGACCGGATCCACCCCGACCTTGACGCGCCGGTCGTCGACCGCGACGGCCTGACGGTCGTTCGCGGCATCGAACTCCGTGTCGACACCGGTTCCGACGGCGAACGGGTCGACCTCCTCGGCTACGGCGTCGGCGACGACGACGCACTCCGCGCGGAGTGCGACCGACTCCAGCAGAACCGCATCGACCGCGGGCGGCGAATCATCGAGAACGTCGAGGCGGAGGTGGGCGTCGACCTCGCCCTCGAACCCCGCGAGGGACTGGGCCGCCCGCACATCGCCCGCGCCATCCACGAGAGCGACGCCGACTACGACTACCAAGACGCGTTCGACCACCTCATCGGCAACGACGGCCCCTGCTACGTGCGTCGCGACGTGACGCCGGTCGACCGCGGGGTCGACCTCCTGCACGACGCCTGCGCCGTCGTCGGCCTCGCCCACCCGTACCGGTACGACGACCCCGAGGCGGCCCTCTCGCTGTGCGTCGAGTACGATCTGGACGCCGTCGAACGGTTCTACCCGTACGCCGACGCGATCACACCCGACGACGAGCGTATCGAGTCGCTGGCGGCCGACCACGACCTCCTCCTCACGGGCGGCACCGACGCCCACGGCGAGCAACTGGGCGTCGACGGCCTCGACGCCGACCGTTGGGCGACGGTCAGCGACCGCTTGCCGGAGGCGCGGAGTTAA
- a CDS encoding NAD(P)H-binding protein: MRVLVTGATGFVGRRLVPALRAAGHEVVALVRDADRYDAPDDVRVLEGDLLDPERVRLTTGPGETTAQPLGRWLAALDVDAAYYLIHSMGEGDDFAEMDRRVATAFRDAADEGGLDRVVYLGGLGDEDEVELSEHLRSRREVGQILGEGAYELTTLRAAIIVGDGSVSFEIVRQLAARLPVMVTPRWVRTESQPIYVDDVIAYLVGVLDAPETAGETYDIGGPDVLTYEEMLRRTREAMGGRLYVIPVPVLTPRLSSRWVRLVTDVPAGVVDPLVDGLRTPVVVRDDAIRDHVPVELTPFDEALAAALDAWRSRTGPPEHPEGDNHKPTDDGEAESGVST, translated from the coding sequence ATGCGTGTCCTCGTGACCGGCGCGACCGGCTTCGTCGGTCGTCGCCTCGTGCCCGCCCTGCGTGCGGCGGGTCACGAAGTGGTCGCACTCGTCCGCGACGCCGACCGCTACGACGCCCCCGACGACGTGCGCGTCCTCGAAGGCGACCTGCTCGACCCCGAGCGCGTTCGCCTCACGACCGGTCCCGGCGAGACGACGGCACAGCCGTTGGGCCGGTGGCTCGCCGCTCTGGACGTCGACGCTGCGTACTACCTCATCCACTCGATGGGCGAGGGCGACGACTTCGCGGAGATGGATCGCCGCGTGGCGACGGCGTTCCGCGACGCGGCCGACGAGGGCGGCCTCGACCGCGTGGTGTATCTCGGTGGCCTCGGCGACGAGGACGAGGTCGAACTCTCAGAACACCTCCGATCGCGCCGCGAGGTGGGACAGATCCTCGGGGAGGGCGCGTACGAACTCACGACGTTGCGTGCGGCGATCATCGTCGGCGACGGCTCCGTGAGTTTCGAGATTGTTCGCCAACTCGCCGCTCGCCTCCCCGTGATGGTCACGCCGCGGTGGGTCCGCACGGAGTCACAGCCAATCTACGTCGACGACGTCATCGCGTACCTCGTCGGCGTCCTCGACGCTCCGGAGACTGCAGGGGAAACCTACGATATCGGCGGCCCGGACGTCCTCACCTACGAGGAGATGTTGCGACGAACCCGCGAGGCGATGGGCGGTCGCCTGTACGTGATTCCCGTGCCCGTGCTCACGCCGCGACTCTCCTCGCGGTGGGTTCGACTCGTCACCGACGTGCCCGCGGGCGTCGTCGACCCCCTCGTCGACGGCCTGCGGACGCCGGTCGTCGTTCGCGACGACGCCATCCGCGACCACGTCCCTGTCGAGTTGACGCCGTTCGACGAGGCGTTGGCGGCGGCGCTCGACGCGTGGCGAAGTCGGACCGGCCCACCGGAACACCCTGAGGGCGACAATCACAAACCCACGGACGACGGCGAGGCCGAGTCCGGGGTGTCCACGTGA
- a CDS encoding DUF7561 family protein, whose protein sequence is MGKQRCDGCTRRVRLGGGISDLWSFETGSTDGLTLELADGSEFFLCYDCIDALPDDEEVRREHVESLPDHDE, encoded by the coding sequence ATGGGCAAACAGCGGTGTGACGGCTGCACTCGTCGCGTTCGTCTCGGCGGCGGTATCAGCGACCTCTGGTCGTTCGAGACGGGGAGTACCGACGGCCTGACGCTGGAGTTGGCCGACGGCTCGGAGTTCTTCCTCTGTTACGACTGCATCGACGCCCTCCCGGACGACGAGGAGGTGCGCCGCGAACACGTCGAGTCGCTTCCCGACCACGACGAGTAG
- a CDS encoding YkgJ family cysteine cluster protein: MEVNCEGCAGCCLDWRPLGAPDDREREGRYRALDDTYHLVPLSRDEIRAFVDDGLGDALVPRLFAADGERTTRIDGHDVAAIGDRPAFLVGLRKSTKPVAPFGGDRVWLDACGFLDPDTLRCRIHDTDRYPERCRTYPGHNLELDADTECERVERVHGESGERLRDDTVPADLPPPPLGQGALGSTVFLHPDPDGLGGAVARLVAGESTPEDRAAFVAAAAASAPGTGAVNDDRYERERERVLAADSWVSAADTEWRAAAGGPGESVTDAPDATSVEETRGAPPTDEWDD; the protein is encoded by the coding sequence ATGGAGGTGAACTGCGAGGGCTGTGCTGGCTGCTGTCTCGACTGGCGACCGCTCGGCGCGCCCGACGACCGCGAGCGTGAGGGCCGCTACCGCGCGCTCGACGACACGTACCACCTCGTCCCCCTCTCACGCGACGAGATTCGCGCGTTCGTCGACGACGGCCTCGGCGACGCCCTCGTGCCGCGCCTGTTCGCGGCCGACGGCGAGCGCACCACGCGAATCGACGGCCACGACGTGGCCGCCATCGGCGACCGCCCCGCGTTCCTCGTTGGCCTCCGCAAGTCGACCAAACCCGTCGCGCCGTTCGGCGGCGACCGCGTCTGGTTGGACGCCTGCGGGTTCCTCGACCCCGACACGCTCCGGTGTCGCATTCACGACACCGACCGCTACCCCGAGCGCTGTCGGACGTATCCGGGGCACAACCTCGAACTCGACGCCGACACCGAGTGCGAACGCGTCGAACGCGTCCACGGCGAATCCGGCGAACGACTCCGCGACGACACGGTGCCCGCAGACCTCCCACCGCCACCGCTCGGACAGGGGGCGCTCGGGTCGACGGTGTTCCTCCATCCCGACCCAGACGGCCTCGGTGGCGCGGTCGCTCGCCTCGTCGCTGGCGAGTCGACGCCCGAAGACCGCGCGGCGTTCGTCGCCGCCGCCGCCGCCAGCGCGCCGGGGACGGGTGCGGTGAACGACGACCGCTACGAGCGCGAACGCGAACGCGTCCTCGCGGCGGACTCGTGGGTGAGCGCCGCCGACACCGAGTGGCGGGCGGCCGCGGGCGGCCCCGGCGAGTCGGTGACGGACGCGCCCGACGCCACGAGCGTCGAGGAGACGCGTGGCGCACCGCCGACAGACGAGTGGGACGACTGA
- a CDS encoding DUF5786 family protein, which yields MGLGSYDDDEHERREKKTRIESDFAEERNEYRGRVTYDSGDSTEALLDQFKSIKGE from the coding sequence ATGGGATTGGGTAGCTACGATGACGACGAACACGAACGGCGTGAGAAGAAAACTCGGATCGAGAGCGACTTCGCAGAGGAACGGAACGAGTATCGCGGCCGCGTAACGTACGACTCCGGTGACTCCACAGAAGCACTCCTCGATCAGTTCAAGTCAATCAAAGGCGAGTAG
- a CDS encoding DUF5789 family protein, with protein sequence MRLNGTEDKLAAHEYPATSGELIDAYGDTRIELQDGSETLGSVLGRLGSETFHSVDDVWMTLWGGVGHEAVGRRFYSDRDAPSVGEDGPDPVSF encoded by the coding sequence ATGCGCCTGAACGGCACGGAAGACAAGCTAGCGGCCCACGAGTACCCCGCGACGAGCGGCGAACTCATCGACGCGTACGGCGACACCCGTATCGAACTGCAGGACGGCAGCGAGACGCTCGGATCCGTACTCGGTCGCCTCGGTTCCGAGACGTTCCACTCCGTCGACGACGTGTGGATGACGCTGTGGGGCGGGGTCGGCCACGAAGCAGTCGGCCGCCGCTTCTACAGCGACCGTGACGCGCCGAGCGTCGGGGAAGACGGCCCAGACCCCGTCTCGTTCTGA
- a CDS encoding DUF7530 family protein, which translates to MFGEAWVYESIVGALPGVRLSETAAIALQLLIFETGLLLLAWAYDLWNAVPAGTAAVGVAAVGSYLMLKLGESNRTLDVSETYYRLLFGSSIEVVLAVLAFIAVVTHLFVTDPATVGGPAPAAQLLPFPVAVAEEPLVTDLFGASPPTPVVFFALLVLWDLCYRIGTSWWTAVVSLYRELRLTVGPGTALRFRRLDALNVVFAFAQLALVPFITDRPVLLVAMLGHVVAVTVVSGAAIALSLAAER; encoded by the coding sequence GTGTTCGGTGAGGCGTGGGTGTACGAGAGCATCGTCGGCGCGTTGCCAGGGGTGCGTCTCTCGGAGACGGCCGCTATCGCGCTCCAGTTACTCATCTTCGAGACGGGTCTCCTGCTGTTGGCGTGGGCGTACGACCTCTGGAACGCGGTCCCCGCGGGCACTGCCGCCGTCGGCGTCGCCGCCGTCGGAAGTTACCTAATGTTGAAACTGGGCGAGTCGAACCGCACGCTCGACGTCTCGGAGACGTACTATCGGCTCCTGTTCGGGTCGAGCATCGAGGTGGTGCTCGCCGTCCTCGCGTTCATCGCCGTCGTCACCCACCTGTTCGTCACCGACCCCGCGACGGTCGGCGGGCCCGCGCCGGCGGCGCAACTGCTCCCGTTCCCGGTCGCGGTCGCCGAGGAACCACTCGTGACAGACCTCTTTGGTGCGTCGCCGCCGACGCCGGTGGTGTTCTTCGCGCTGTTGGTGCTTTGGGACCTCTGTTACCGAATCGGCACCTCGTGGTGGACCGCGGTCGTCTCGCTGTACCGCGAACTCCGCCTGACGGTGGGGCCGGGGACGGCGCTCCGGTTCCGCCGACTCGACGCACTCAACGTCGTGTTCGCGTTCGCACAACTCGCGCTGGTGCCGTTCATCACGGACCGGCCGGTGTTGCTGGTGGCGATGCTGGGACACGTCGTCGCCGTCACCGTCGTCTCGGGGGCAGCGATTGCACTGTCGCTCGCGGCGGAGCGGTGA
- a CDS encoding DUF6757 family protein — MQCHYCDREAAYAAERRGVSVGLCESHFRERIEELAESESLEAIREKVDVTQTDPDA, encoded by the coding sequence ATGCAGTGTCACTACTGCGACCGCGAGGCGGCCTACGCCGCCGAACGCCGCGGCGTCTCTGTGGGTCTGTGTGAGTCGCACTTCCGCGAACGGATCGAGGAACTCGCCGAAAGCGAGAGTCTCGAAGCCATTCGAGAGAAGGTGGACGTGACGCAGACCGACCCCGACGCCTGA
- a CDS encoding 60S ribosomal export protein NMD3, whose protein sequence is MSETRDRREFCPRCGDPVPEREEPLPGEPRERDRVLCDACYFEDFELVDAPDRVEVTVCSHCGAVHRGNRWVDVGARDYTDVAVDEVSEELAVHLKAEQVQWGVDPEQVDQNTIRMHCTFAGVVRGIHVEEEVVVPVKISRGTCDRCGRISGGSYAAEVQIRGVDRVPDSTEQSKAVEIAESLVAEREADGDRESFVTEVIDQPEGKDVKLSTNKLGKAVATQITEELGGSYSEAPTLVTEDGDGNEVYRVTFAVRLPKFRPGDIIDPADDEGPVLVRSVRGNLKGVRMATGEPYEARFEEGETPDAEKVGEADDAVETTVVTVEDDNAVQVLDPETYEAVTIPRPPGVAEDAATVDVVKTDVGLYVVPSEMDDETEE, encoded by the coding sequence ATGAGTGAGACACGCGACCGGCGGGAGTTCTGCCCGCGCTGTGGCGACCCGGTTCCAGAGCGGGAGGAACCGCTCCCTGGCGAGCCACGTGAACGCGACCGCGTGCTCTGTGACGCCTGTTACTTCGAGGACTTCGAGTTGGTCGACGCGCCCGACCGCGTCGAGGTGACCGTCTGTTCACATTGTGGCGCGGTCCACCGCGGCAACCGCTGGGTCGACGTCGGCGCGCGCGACTACACCGACGTCGCCGTCGACGAGGTGTCGGAGGAACTCGCGGTCCACCTCAAGGCCGAACAGGTCCAGTGGGGCGTCGACCCCGAACAGGTCGACCAGAACACGATCCGAATGCACTGCACGTTCGCGGGCGTCGTCCGCGGCATCCACGTCGAAGAGGAGGTTGTCGTGCCCGTCAAGATCAGTCGCGGGACCTGCGACCGCTGTGGCCGCATCTCCGGCGGGAGTTACGCTGCAGAGGTCCAGATCCGCGGCGTCGACCGCGTTCCCGACTCCACAGAGCAGTCGAAGGCCGTCGAAATCGCCGAGTCGCTCGTGGCCGAACGCGAGGCCGACGGCGACCGCGAGTCGTTCGTCACCGAGGTCATCGACCAACCCGAGGGCAAGGACGTGAAACTCTCGACGAACAAACTCGGGAAGGCAGTCGCCACACAGATCACCGAAGAACTCGGCGGTTCCTACTCCGAGGCACCGACGCTCGTCACCGAGGACGGCGACGGCAACGAGGTGTACCGCGTCACGTTCGCGGTGCGTCTGCCGAAGTTCCGGCCAGGCGACATCATCGACCCTGCGGACGACGAGGGGCCGGTGCTGGTGCGGTCGGTTCGCGGGAACCTGAAAGGTGTCCGGATGGCGACGGGTGAACCGTACGAAGCCCGCTTCGAGGAGGGTGAGACACCCGACGCCGAGAAGGTGGGCGAGGCCGACGACGCCGTCGAGACGACCGTCGTCACCGTCGAGGACGACAACGCCGTGCAGGTGCTCGACCCTGAGACGTACGAGGCGGTGACCATCCCGCGGCCGCCAGGCGTCGCCGAGGACGCCGCCACCGTCGACGTGGTGAAGACGGACGTGGGTCTGTACGTGGTGCCGTCGGAGATGGACGACGAAACAGAAGAGTAA